A genome region from Baekduia alba includes the following:
- a CDS encoding NAD(P)/FAD-dependent oxidoreductase encodes MRSTDVVIIGAGAAGLMCALTAAERGRRVLLLEHANKAGKKILMSGGGRCNFTNTYTDPANFSSQNPHFCKSALARYTPWDFIALVSQHGVPYHEKKLGQLFCDNKSKDILNMLLDECRQAGVDLHLNTSVQQIEKAEAGYRLSTDLGPVAAPSLVVATGGLSIPTLGATGFGYEIARQFGHDVLTTRAGLVPFTTTDQLKELCTELSGTSVACLVRCNDQSFRENLLFTHRGLSGPAILQISSFWHPGDAIEINLLPDHDALQWLHGQQSARPNSELKTVLGEVFTKKMATLLADSWFASKPMKQHTPAELRDIADKLGAWPVVPAGTEGYRTAEVTLGGVQTRDVSSKTMESLKSPGLYFIGEVLDVTGHLGGFNFQWAWASGHAAAQFV; translated from the coding sequence GTGCGCTCTACCGACGTTGTGATCATCGGCGCAGGTGCCGCCGGCTTGATGTGTGCCCTGACCGCCGCCGAACGCGGGCGCCGGGTGCTGCTGCTCGAGCACGCCAACAAGGCGGGCAAGAAGATCCTCATGTCCGGCGGTGGCCGCTGCAACTTCACCAACACGTACACCGACCCGGCCAACTTCTCCTCACAGAACCCGCACTTCTGCAAGTCGGCCCTGGCCCGCTACACCCCGTGGGACTTCATCGCCTTGGTCAGCCAGCACGGCGTGCCCTACCACGAGAAGAAGCTGGGCCAGCTGTTCTGCGACAACAAGTCCAAGGACATCCTCAACATGCTCCTGGACGAGTGCCGGCAGGCCGGCGTTGACCTGCACCTGAACACCTCGGTGCAGCAGATCGAGAAGGCCGAGGCCGGATACCGGTTGAGCACCGACCTGGGACCCGTCGCCGCTCCGTCGCTGGTGGTCGCCACCGGCGGCCTGTCGATTCCGACGCTGGGCGCCACCGGCTTCGGCTACGAGATCGCTCGCCAGTTCGGCCACGACGTGCTGACCACCCGCGCCGGCCTGGTGCCGTTCACCACCACCGACCAGCTCAAGGAGCTGTGCACCGAGCTGTCGGGCACGTCGGTGGCCTGCCTGGTCCGCTGCAACGACCAGAGCTTCCGCGAGAACCTCCTGTTCACCCACCGCGGCCTCAGCGGCCCGGCGATCCTGCAGATCTCCTCGTTCTGGCACCCCGGCGACGCCATCGAGATCAACCTGCTGCCCGACCACGACGCCCTCCAGTGGCTGCACGGCCAGCAGTCCGCGCGCCCCAACAGCGAGCTGAAGACCGTGTTGGGCGAGGTGTTCACCAAGAAGATGGCAACCCTTCTGGCCGATAGCTGGTTCGCGTCCAAGCCGATGAAGCAGCACACGCCGGCCGAGCTGCGCGACATCGCCGACAAGCTCGGCGCCTGGCCGGTGGTACCGGCCGGCACCGAGGGCTACCGCACCGCCGAGGTCACCCTGGGCGGCGTCCAGACCCGCGACGTGTCATCCAAGACCATGGAATCGCTTAAGAGCCCGGGCCTGTACTTCATCGGCGAGGTGCTCGACGTCACCGGCCACCTGGGCGGCTTCAACTTCCAATGGGCCTGGGCGTCGGGCCACGCGGCGGCGCAGTTCGTATGA
- a CDS encoding amidase family protein, translated as MSFATSNLTVGDVGLEGATILDLQQAFTTGALTSETLTRFYLQRIERLNPDLNAVLFVNPSALLDARHSDERRRSGRRLSPLDGIPVLLKDNIATAGMPTTVGSYALLHADPADDAEVVIRLRNAGAVILGKANLDEWAGYRSVDVVSGWSAVGGQIRNPYVLDRDPWGSSGGAAVAVSAHLTTVAIGAKTDGSLMNPAGANGVVAIQPTVGLVSRRGIVPVCPAQDTAGPIARTVTDAAIVLSVIQSGRGAPVDASMVSHPRGLVSGPGSLHAKRIGVWLPRGGGGSLPEAMVAARDQLLEEAVATLEANGATIIRGIDLNVDAAVELSRAVGLVELKAAINRYLGSRTGPCPADLEALIAFNDEHAEREMPLFGQDVFHAAQDMQGDPTDAAWRDQRRAVTDMARMVVDEALRRHHLDAIVAPTNTPSLPPLDRAGIQSARPSAIAGYPAISVPAGLAFGVLPVGLTFFGGPSTEQELLMMARAFEQVTAARRAPTFRPQLQSPAQ; from the coding sequence ATGTCATTTGCCACATCGAACCTGACCGTGGGAGATGTCGGTCTCGAGGGGGCGACCATCCTCGATCTGCAGCAGGCGTTCACGACGGGGGCCCTCACGTCGGAGACGCTGACGAGGTTCTACCTCCAGCGGATCGAGCGACTCAACCCTGACCTCAACGCCGTTCTGTTCGTGAACCCGAGTGCTCTGCTCGACGCCAGGCACAGCGACGAGCGGCGCCGGTCCGGCCGGCGCCTGAGCCCGCTCGACGGGATCCCGGTGTTGCTCAAAGACAACATCGCGACCGCCGGCATGCCCACGACCGTCGGCTCCTACGCGCTGCTGCACGCCGATCCCGCCGACGATGCGGAGGTGGTGATCCGCCTGCGCAACGCCGGCGCGGTGATCCTCGGCAAGGCCAATCTGGACGAGTGGGCCGGCTACCGCTCCGTCGACGTGGTGAGCGGCTGGAGCGCCGTGGGCGGGCAGATCCGCAACCCGTACGTCCTCGACCGCGATCCGTGGGGTTCGAGCGGTGGCGCGGCCGTCGCCGTGTCCGCCCACCTGACCACCGTCGCGATCGGGGCCAAGACGGACGGTTCGCTCATGAACCCGGCGGGTGCGAACGGCGTCGTGGCCATCCAACCCACGGTCGGGCTCGTGAGCCGCCGCGGGATCGTGCCGGTGTGCCCTGCCCAGGACACGGCGGGCCCGATCGCGCGAACGGTCACGGATGCAGCGATCGTCCTGTCGGTGATCCAGAGCGGGCGTGGCGCCCCGGTGGACGCCTCGATGGTGAGCCACCCTCGGGGGCTCGTCTCCGGGCCCGGCTCGCTGCACGCCAAGCGGATCGGTGTGTGGTTGCCTCGCGGCGGAGGCGGCTCGCTGCCCGAGGCCATGGTCGCTGCGCGCGATCAGCTCCTGGAGGAGGCGGTCGCCACCCTGGAGGCGAACGGCGCCACCATCATCCGCGGCATCGATCTCAACGTCGACGCGGCGGTGGAGCTGAGCAGGGCGGTGGGCCTGGTCGAGCTCAAGGCCGCGATCAATCGCTACCTGGGGAGCAGGACTGGCCCGTGCCCCGCGGATCTCGAGGCCCTGATCGCCTTCAACGACGAGCACGCGGAACGCGAGATGCCGCTGTTCGGACAGGACGTGTTCCATGCTGCACAAGACATGCAGGGCGACCCGACGGACGCTGCGTGGCGGGATCAGCGTCGCGCCGTGACGGACATGGCCCGAATGGTGGTCGACGAGGCGTTGCGGCGCCACCACCTCGACGCGATCGTCGCACCGACCAACACCCCCTCGCTGCCGCCGCTGGACCGCGCGGGAATCCAATCGGCCAGGCCGTCGGCGATCGCGGGCTATCCGGCGATCAGCGTCCCGGCCGGCCTCGCCTTCGGGGTCCTTCCCGTGGGTCTGACGTTCTTCGGCGGGCCGTCGACGGAGCAGGAGCTGCTCATGATGGCGCGTGCGTTCGAGCAGGTGACCGCAGCCCGAAGGGCGCCGACCTTCCGCCCCCAGCTCCAGTCCCCCGCGCAGTGA
- a CDS encoding SMP-30/gluconolactonase/LRE family protein produces MGGVEERVSVQVDRIRARWQRLDDRFAGVNGDEHLKVLYDDGSWLEGPAYSAAWRTLLFSDIPNDQVLAWDEASGAVGVWRSPGGYANGRTIDRAGRMLQCEQGTRSVTRTEPDASITVLADRWRGARLNSPNDLVERSDGSVWFTDPSYGIDSDYEGFRTEPEIDGCHVYRRDPDGTVTAVATDFVRPNGLAFSTDERQLYVVDTRQRHIRVFDVLDDLSLAGGAVFGTCDAGSFDGVRLDDAGRVWVAAHDGLHCFGPDGVLLGKLLVPEVCSNLTFGGPKRNVLFVTASQLLLSIRLNVAGAVYP; encoded by the coding sequence ATGGGCGGCGTCGAAGAGAGGGTGAGCGTTCAGGTGGATCGCATCCGCGCCAGGTGGCAACGTCTCGACGACCGCTTCGCGGGCGTCAACGGCGACGAGCACCTCAAGGTGCTCTACGACGACGGCAGCTGGCTGGAGGGGCCGGCGTACTCCGCGGCCTGGCGCACGCTGTTGTTCAGCGACATCCCCAACGACCAAGTGCTCGCGTGGGACGAGGCATCGGGTGCGGTCGGGGTCTGGCGCAGCCCCGGCGGGTACGCCAACGGGCGCACGATCGACCGGGCCGGGCGGATGCTCCAATGCGAGCAGGGGACGCGATCCGTGACGCGCACGGAGCCCGACGCATCGATCACGGTGCTCGCGGACCGCTGGCGCGGGGCTCGTCTGAACAGCCCGAACGACCTCGTGGAGCGCAGCGACGGGAGCGTGTGGTTCACCGACCCCAGCTACGGCATCGACAGCGACTACGAGGGCTTCCGGACCGAGCCGGAGATCGACGGGTGCCACGTCTACCGGCGCGACCCGGACGGGACGGTCACGGCCGTGGCCACCGACTTCGTCAGACCGAACGGCCTTGCCTTCAGCACGGACGAGCGGCAGCTGTACGTCGTCGACACGCGACAGCGGCACATCCGGGTCTTCGACGTCCTCGACGACCTCAGCCTCGCCGGCGGCGCGGTGTTCGGCACCTGCGATGCCGGGAGCTTCGACGGCGTGCGCCTCGACGATGCCGGCCGGGTCTGGGTGGCCGCGCACGACGGCCTCCACTGCTTCGGCCCCGACGGCGTGCTCCTGGGCAAGCTGCTGGTGCCCGAGGTGTGCTCGAACCTGACGTTCGGTGGTCCGAAGCGCAACGTCCTCTTCGTCACCGCCTCGCAGCTGTTGCTCTCGATCCGGCTCAACGTCGCCGGCGCCGTGTACCCGTGA
- a CDS encoding TetR/AcrR family transcriptional regulator translates to MVLAAPLTDDDAETRVLVAAHALFTAHGVQAVGMDAIRDASGVSLKRIYRLFPTKERLVEAALRRRRAQVVAELEQATAALPTPQDRILAIFDLLGEWFAEPGYRGCEFLNAFGELGTNAEGVAAAVREHKGDWRTLFGTLVADAGGPPQLADQLTLLANGAMATAAVLGRPETAADARAAASTLLDAARR, encoded by the coding sequence ATGGTTCTCGCTGCCCCGCTCACCGACGACGACGCCGAGACGCGCGTCCTGGTCGCCGCGCACGCGCTCTTCACCGCCCACGGCGTGCAGGCGGTGGGCATGGACGCGATCCGCGACGCGTCCGGCGTCTCGCTCAAGCGCATCTACCGGCTCTTCCCCACCAAGGAGCGCCTGGTGGAGGCCGCGCTGCGCCGCCGCCGCGCGCAGGTCGTCGCCGAGCTGGAGCAGGCGACCGCGGCGCTGCCCACGCCGCAGGACCGCATCCTCGCGATCTTCGACCTGCTCGGGGAGTGGTTCGCCGAGCCCGGCTACCGCGGCTGCGAGTTCCTCAACGCCTTCGGCGAGCTCGGCACGAACGCCGAGGGCGTGGCCGCCGCGGTACGCGAGCACAAAGGCGACTGGCGCACGCTCTTCGGCACCCTCGTCGCCGACGCGGGCGGCCCACCACAGCTCGCCGACCAGCTCACGCTCCTGGCCAACGGCGCGATGGCGACGGCCGCGGTCCTCGGGCGACCCGAGACGGCGGCCGACGCGCGGGCCGCGGCGTCGACGCTGCTCGACGCGGCGCGGCGATGA
- a CDS encoding nuclease-related domain-containing protein, whose product MTNPRRTRRTRPESRLITFLLSGLRRRRARRERLARGRAGEARVAAVLDEIAARSGVKVRHGVPLTTRQGRRGDLDHALVLPRPARLIIAIETKAERPHPRHLAQVQANAQRASRRHFRGAPQYRIVVHPNSNEPVTYDAETRAARMGLPRLPAYVAALLDGAHHDRLAR is encoded by the coding sequence GTGACGAACCCGCGCAGGACGAGACGCACCCGTCCGGAGTCCCGCCTGATCACCTTCCTGCTGTCGGGCCTGCGACGCCGGCGCGCCCGCCGCGAGCGGTTGGCGCGCGGGCGCGCGGGGGAGGCGCGGGTCGCCGCCGTCCTGGACGAGATCGCCGCGCGATCGGGCGTCAAGGTGCGCCACGGCGTCCCGCTCACCACGCGCCAGGGGCGGCGCGGCGATCTCGACCACGCCCTCGTCCTGCCCCGGCCGGCGCGCCTGATCATCGCCATCGAGACGAAGGCCGAGCGCCCGCATCCGCGGCATCTCGCGCAGGTCCAGGCCAACGCGCAACGGGCGAGCCGCCGGCACTTCCGCGGTGCGCCGCAATACCGCATCGTCGTCCATCCCAACAGCAACGAGCCGGTGACCTACGACGCCGAGACGCGCGCCGCGCGGATGGGCCTGCCGCGGCTGCCGGCCTATGTGGCCGCGCTGCTGGACGGCGCGCACCACGACCGCCTCGCGCGCTGA
- a CDS encoding ArsR/SmtB family transcription factor has translation MPTAEAQQLDRTFHALADSSRRAMVARLTRGPASVSELAEPLVMSMPSVLQHLDVLQRSGLVRSEKVGRVRTCRLEPGPMRTVEDWIAEHRSVWEHRLDRLGDVLDDAFPNDQGDSST, from the coding sequence GTGCCGACCGCAGAGGCCCAACAGCTCGACCGCACGTTCCACGCGCTCGCCGACAGCAGCCGCCGCGCGATGGTCGCGCGGCTCACCCGCGGCCCCGCCTCGGTGAGTGAGCTCGCCGAGCCGCTGGTCATGTCGATGCCCTCGGTGCTTCAGCACCTCGACGTGCTGCAGCGCAGCGGGCTCGTGCGCTCCGAGAAGGTCGGACGCGTCCGCACCTGCCGGCTCGAGCCTGGCCCGATGCGCACGGTCGAGGACTGGATCGCCGAGCACCGCAGCGTGTGGGAGCACCGGCTCGACCGCCTGGGCGACGTCCTCGACGACGCCTTCCCCAACGACCAAGGAGACAGCAGCACATGA
- a CDS encoding class I SAM-dependent methyltransferase: MDELPRVVKEFSDGHFYSAIPDLGDVRRREATIFAKPDRLPGIDLGDERQLALLPGLARETQHAPFADQPHGQVRYAYNNDFFGAGDALAWFGVLRLRRPSRVIEVGSGWSSAVLLDAIDATDGWEPEVTFVEPYPDRLQQLVREEDDAVLYPMGVQDVPLELFATLQPGDALFIDSTHAAKIGSDVNLLLLEILPQLAAGVLVHIHDIFYPFEYPSGWVYGGRAWTEAYVLRALLIGNASLRIVWWNNYMATFHRDAVTAAIPRWGTNTGGSIYLETL, translated from the coding sequence GTGGACGAGCTGCCGCGCGTGGTCAAGGAGTTCTCGGACGGGCACTTCTACTCGGCGATCCCCGATCTCGGCGACGTCCGGCGGCGCGAGGCGACGATCTTCGCCAAGCCCGATCGGCTGCCGGGCATCGACCTCGGCGACGAGCGCCAGCTCGCGCTTCTGCCCGGCTTGGCCCGCGAGACGCAGCACGCTCCGTTCGCCGACCAGCCGCACGGCCAGGTTCGTTACGCCTATAACAACGACTTCTTCGGGGCCGGAGACGCGCTGGCGTGGTTCGGTGTCCTGCGGCTGCGACGTCCGTCGCGGGTGATCGAGGTTGGATCAGGGTGGTCCTCGGCCGTGCTGCTCGACGCGATCGACGCGACCGACGGCTGGGAGCCCGAGGTCACGTTCGTCGAGCCCTACCCCGACCGGCTGCAGCAGCTGGTGCGCGAGGAGGACGACGCGGTCCTTTACCCGATGGGCGTGCAGGACGTCCCGCTCGAGCTCTTCGCGACACTGCAGCCCGGCGATGCGCTCTTCATCGACTCCACGCACGCGGCGAAGATCGGCAGCGACGTCAACCTCCTGCTGCTCGAGATCCTGCCTCAGCTCGCGGCCGGTGTCCTCGTGCACATCCACGACATCTTCTACCCGTTCGAGTACCCCAGCGGCTGGGTCTACGGCGGCCGCGCGTGGACCGAGGCATACGTGTTGCGGGCGTTGTTGATCGGCAACGCGTCCCTGCGCATCGTCTGGTGGAACAACTACATGGCGACCTTCCACCGCGACGCGGTCACGGCCGCGATCCCGCGCTGGGGCACGAACACCGGCGGCTCGATCTACCTCGAGACGCTCTAG